The segment ACCCAAAACATAATAATTTAACACAATCAATTATCATAATTTTTTATTCTTTAATTAAAATTAAATTTTTTTAAATGACGAACATACCATATCATTATAGTAATGAACATAACATTCATTATGACAAATTTATCATAAAAATAATACTTGCTACGTATCAATTAAAGAAAAGTTTTAATAATTACGAATAAAAATAGGCTTTTTATCAATATAATTCTTGCGAAAAAATAAAAAAATGCGTTACACTAAAAAGGAAGATAAACGATAAAAAACATTATAAATAAAGGGTAACCATGGATGGAATCTTTTATGCAAAAGCAGCAGCATTTATTGGTGCAGCAATTACTATGGGATTTGGAAGTCTTGGGCCAGCGCTTGGTCAAGGAATTATTGGAATGAAAGCATGCGAAAACATTGGTAAATATCCAGAAAGTGCAAATAAAATCCGTACAACAATGATTATTGCATTGACCGTAGTTGAATCATCTGCAATATATTGCCTTCTAATTTCTGGCGCATTATTACTCTTTGGTACACGCATTGGGTAGAGTCAATGAATATAAATGCAACGTTTTTTGTTCAAATATTTAATTTTTTTATTGTATATTTGATGTTACGATTATTCTTATTCAAACCAGTTATTGAGATTATCGAAGAAGAAGAAGTACACGAAAATACTCTTATTACTGCAATTACTCAGCAACAAAAAAGCTTTGAAATTCAGGAAAAAGAACGTCAACGTCATTGGTATGTTTGTCAAGAATACTTTAATAATCAACGTCCTTATTTTGCCAAAGAACCCTTGCCTTTACCATCGATCGATGAAAATAATACTTTGTTATTGTCTTTCATGTCAGATGAAGATATTGCGCACATTATCACCG is part of the Candidatus Babeliales bacterium genome and harbors:
- a CDS encoding ATP synthase F0 subunit C; the encoded protein is MDGIFYAKAAAFIGAAITMGFGSLGPALGQGIIGMKACENIGKYPESANKIRTTMIIALTVVESSAIYCLLISGALLLFGTRIG